DNA from Danaus plexippus chromosome 6, MEX_DaPlex, whole genome shotgun sequence:
ttaatattagacaTCCTGCTCGAACAGCAAATATTAAAGATCGGAGTTAGTCTATGAAAATGcgagaatataatattgtcaCTGAGTCGTAAAATATGGTCTATGTTAGCCTCAATCAAATAACTTAACTCTGATGACGGACAGTTTGACAGTTTGAGAGCtccttttataagtttattaacctgaacaaaaataaaatgtactgatagataatttattatcacaaaattgaaatttatagagCTATTATTGACGGAAGTATTAATTAGAGATATAAGGACTGGCGGAGAAAaaagtgttatatttattgagtaCGATAAAAGATGAGAAATCggttttttatagtataatattgGAATGATTCTTTACGTCCGAATTAGGTTTTAAAATGATGATTTATTGTCATGTTACATTATTGTGGGGTAAAGAAGTTTAATCCTAAAAGCAACATAGCTGGTGATGTTAAGATATCGCGagctttaatttttgttacattgttGGAAGGATGCCTTTTATATTGGTAACTATTAAAGCCTCTATAATACCTaacgaatatttatttacgacACAACGTatacaaatattctttaaaaaagcgtcagaataaaaaagataaaaattgaagtgatgcaaattattttaattatatttacttaatatgtggaatctttataattaagttattaattttggtaCCGTCGGTAAAAGATGACATTAAAAGGAAATGTAGAACACCTTATTATcgatagaaattttaaaaaacgaacTGGATCTTCTACTTTATTTatcagtaaatattaataagaataccTTTACGACgctaattaacatataaattttaaattagtgacgtatttgtgaattttattgtatcataGGACCACATAGATTTACCGTATGAATTATGATAAATGTTGAGGTGTCAATGGCTTCAGGTGTAAATCTGATTCAGATAAGGAGTGGGGGATTTCTATTTCCAAGTATAAAAGCTCGGAGAAATGATTCAGACGTATCCATAACTTTCGGCGAAAGGTGATACCAATAGTAACGCAGCCAAAATGTCGAAGGTTCTTGTAGTACTGTCGGTAATATCCGTCACCTTAGCGGCACCTGTCATCTAtggtaattaatttacattacattaaaatttataatttaattggcTTCTTCtcaaatacttattataaagatatatgttTACATACAATCTCAATGAACTTAATTTTACAAGCCTGTACTGTAATGcattgtcaatattttttcagatgAGATAGTACCTGCCATTACATGGCGTGTGGGTCGTGCACCCGACGTGGCATTCGGGTTCGGCAGTGGTTTTAGCAGTAACATCGGTGGTATCAGCCACTCCTCGGGAATCGGTGCTTCCTATCAAAGTGGTGACGCTCAGGCCTACGGCTCCGGTGTCGGAGCTGCAGATGGCAATTTCGCCAGAGGAATTGGCTATTCTCAGGCTGCACCCCATTATGCACCAGCCCGACCATTCATCGCACCGGCACATCAACAATCCTCAGCATCAGCTTTCAATAACGGATTCGATAGAAACTACGGATCAGCTTTATCATCAGCACAAAACTTCGGCAACTTTGGCTCGGCAGTATCATCTGCTCAAAGCCACAATGGCTTCGGATCAGCGATATCATCGGCACAGAACAACGGCTTGGGTAACTTCCAATCCGCTCAGGCATCCGCTCAAAATCAAGGCCTCCGAGGAT
Protein-coding regions in this window:
- the LOC116778946 gene encoding fibroin heavy chain-like, whose translation is MSKVLVVLSVISVTLAAPVIYDEIVPAITWRVGRAPDVAFGFGSGFSSNIGGISHSSGIGASYQSGDAQAYGSGVGAADGNFARGIGYSQAAPHYAPARPFIAPAHQQSSASAFNNGFDRNYGSALSSAQNFGNFGSAVSSAQSHNGFGSAISSAQNNGLGNFQSAQASAQNQGLRGYESAVSSASNHGLGYNSALSSANNAGNFGSAVSLAQGHGPNHIGQAISASQNIGGFKSSIAHSFQQNGASIQQSDASSINAPGIQSSQAHAFNNNFY